TTTCGCGGGGAACCCTCCGCGAGGCCATCAAGGCTTTGGCACACTCGGGCATGCTCGAAGTCCGCCGGGGAGACGGCACGTATGTACGGGCCAACAGTGAAATGTCCGGTGCGGCCCAGCGCATGTACTTGGAGCACACCCAGGAACACATCGTGGAAGTGCGGCTCGGCCTGGATACCCAGGCGGCCCGCCTTGCCACCAAGCACGCAACGGTGGAAGACCTGTCCGAGATGCGGCGCCTGCTGGCCCTGCGCCATGACGCCTGGCAGTCCGAGGACTACCCCACCTGGGCCCGCGCTGACTGGGAATTCCACGAACGGGTTGCCCTGGCATCCGGAAATCCGCTGCTGCATCAGCTCTACGTCTCGTTTGGCGGGGTCTTCCATAATGACCTCCTCCGCCAGCAACGCAAGGAGGGCTTCAACGGCATCCCCCGCGAGGGGCACGATGAACTGGTGGATGCTTTGGAAGCCCACGATCCCGACGCCGCCGTCCAGAGCGTCTACCGGAACCTGGATTTCTGCGCGGACAAAACCCCACACTAACCCTTCGCTAGTCCGTTGCCAGCCCGCTTTTCCGTTGTTGCCCAACCACGTAACAGCGGCCCGGCAACGTCTTTACGGAGTCGTTTCGATTCCCACCCCGGCCGCGTCCTT
This window of the Arthrobacter sp. StoSoilB5 genome carries:
- a CDS encoding FadR/GntR family transcriptional regulator, which gives rise to MTLTPSHRPALAEEITAKLRDMIKSGEWPLQERIPAEPELMASLGVSRGTLREAIKALAHSGMLEVRRGDGTYVRANSEMSGAAQRMYLEHTQEHIVEVRLGLDTQAARLATKHATVEDLSEMRRLLALRHDAWQSEDYPTWARADWEFHERVALASGNPLLHQLYVSFGGVFHNDLLRQQRKEGFNGIPREGHDELVDALEAHDPDAAVQSVYRNLDFCADKTPH